The genomic DNA GTTCCCCCCGGGCCTGTCCCGAGCCGACCGACCCTGCGCGAGCTCGTCGACCAGCTCGAGCGGGTGCTCGAGCCCATGGGCTGGGACCAGCCCCCCGTCGCCGTCGGCATCGGCGCCGACGGCGAGATCGAGTTCGCCCTGGCCACCGCCGACATGGTCGATCCCATCGGCTCGCTCGTGGGCATCGACGCGAAGCGCTCCTGGATCGCCTACGGCGTGGTGGCCAGCGGGCGCGTCCACGACCTCGAGGAAGAGGCGGGTCGCTGCTACGGCCGCCGTCGGCCGGTCGAACAGCGGGCCCGCATGGGGCACTTCGTGGACCGCACCGGCGCGGTCACCGCCTACTTCCGGCTCCAGGACGGTCCCGACCGGGTGAGCGAGGAGCCGTCGATCGGGCGGGTCGACGACATCTGCCGTCGGGCGCTGGGCCTGCCGACGCCGGCACCGGCCAGTGCCGTCGAGCTGCTCTGGGCCTGCCACTGGCTCGAACGGGTGCTGTCGGCCGCCGCCGCGCACCCGAGCGAGGTGGGCACCTGGCCCAGGGTGGCCGCGCACCATGCGGCCGTGGCCCGTGCGGCGGCGGCCGGTCGTCCCGCCCCCGACACCGTCGACGACCTCGTCCTGGCCGGGCGTTGGTACGCCGAGCAGGCGCCGTGGGAGTCCCTGCGCACCCAGACCGCGCGGGGCGAGCGCCGCTTCGATGCCGTCACCGCACCCCAGGCCCGTTGGATGGACGCGGGGATGTTCTCACGCTGGATGCTCATGGATGTGGCCCCACTGGCCTATCTGCGTGAGGCGGTCGCCGTGGCGCTCTCCGCCGACGTCGCCGTCGCGGTGGACGAGACGCTCGACGGGTGGGGTCTCCCCTAGGGTGTCGGCCCATGAGCGACCCCTTCGACCCCACCCAGGCCGGCGGCGTCCCCACGCCGCCCGCCGGGAACCCCTCCGTCGGTGGACCGGGCACCGGCGCGCCGGTTCCTCCGGACGCGCCGCCGACGGTGGCGTCGCCGTCCATCTACACCGATCCGCCGGTGACCGCCGCCGGAGCGGCGCCGGGCGGGCCCGGCGGCCCGGGAGGTCCGAACGACCCCAACGACCCGCTCGGTCCCGACGATCAGGAGCCGCCCGACGATCGCTGGAAGATCTACCTGCTGGTCGGCCTCGCGGTGGTGGTCATCGCCCTGCTGATCGGCGGGATCATCCTGAGTCAGAGCGGCGACGACGACGGCGGGGACACCACCACCAGCTCGTCGTCCACGAGCAGCTCCACCACCACGTCGTCCACCAGCACCTCCACCACGAGCACGTCGACCACGACGACGACGGCACCGACCACCACCACGGCGGCGCCGACCACCACCACGGCGGCCGGGCCCGCGGGAGCGTCCAGCCCCGAGGCGGCCTCCGCCAGCCTCTACGACGCCTGGACCGCGGGGGACCAGGCCAACGCCGGCACGTTCGCCGACCCTGATGCGGTGACGACGCTGTTCAGCCGGGACGGCGTGGGCAACGACCTCGACTTCCAGGGCTGCGACGCCGCCGGCAGCGGGTTCGACTGCACCTACAGCAACGACTCGGAGATCGTGCTGTTCACCGTGGACGAGGTGCCACGCGGCTACCGGGTCACCGCGGTGGCGTTCCCGAACGACTAGGCCGCGGGGGACGGGCGCGCCGCCGCGCGGGCGCGCCCGTCCCCGTGCCCGTCAGCCCAGGACGCTCTCGCAGCTCCCGGACTGGTTCACGTCCGAGCGTCCACCGCACGTCGTGCCGAAGAGCTCGAGCTTCGAGCCCACCGGCGTGATGCGGAAGAGCTCGTCGCAGGCGGCGTTGTCGCCACCGCCGCAGGAGGCGATGAGGCTGTCGATGCTGCTGCCGGTGTCGGCGGTGGTGCCGCAGGTGCCGTTGGCCCCGGGGCTCGTGTCGCCGCAGCTGGACCCGAAGTCCTGCTGGGTCGACCCGGCCTCGGCCTCGAAGAACAGGAAGTCGCAGCGCAGGAGCTCCTGGGGATCGCCGGCCGCCGCCGCGCAGCGGGACTCCTCACCGTCGAGCGAGGCCTGATCGAGCAACGGCGGCGTGTCCGAGCCGGTGCCGGGATCGAACGCCGGCACGGTGGTCGTGGTGTTGTCGACCGAGGTGGTGGGCGGCGCCGCGGTGGTGCCGGGCGGGTCGTCACCGCCTCCGCCGCCGCCCAGGGCGACGACGAGGACGCCGACGATCAGGATGACCACGGCCGCGGCCCCGGCGCCGATGGCCCACACGGGCACCTTGGACTTCGTCGGCGGGGGCGGGGTGGGAACGGCGTAGCCCCCGGACGTGGCCGGTGGTGGTGTCGGCGGGATGGCGTAGCCCCCGGAGGTGGCCGGCGGCGGCGTGGGCGGGATGGCGTGCCCACCGGAGGTGGCCGGCGGCGGGGTGGCGGGGATGCCGGGGCTGGTCCGGCCGACGACCGTCGAGTTCGGGTCCATCGGCGGCGGTGGCGTCGCCGGGATCCCCGGGAGCGCCCCGGTGACGATGGTGCCGTCGGGGGCCGGCGCCCGCAGGGCCTGCATCGCCCGGGCGCCCAGCTCGCCGCAGCTGTCGAAGCGCTCGGCCGGGTCCTTGGCCATGGCTTTGGCGATCACGGCGTCGATGGCGGGCGGCAGCGTGGGCACCTTGTCGGTGGCCTTCGGCGCCTCACGGGTGAGGTGGGCGCCGATGATGGCCTGCACGTCGCCGACGAAGGGCGGCTCACCGGTCAGGGACTCGTAGAGCAGGCAGCCGAGGGCGTACTGGTCACTGCGGCCGTCGAGGTCCTTGCCCTGGATCTGCTCGGGGGCGGCGTAGTACAAGGTGCCGAGGAACTGGCCGACCTGGGTGAGGCTCTGCTCGGCCGCCGTCTCCTTGGTGAGCCCGAAGTCGGCCAGGTAGACGTGGTCGGGGTCGCCCCCGGGCAACAGCACGTTGCCGGGCTTGACGTCCCGGTGCACCAGACCGGCCTGGTGGGCGAGGTCGAGGGCGCTCGCCACCTGGGCGACCACGGAGACCGCCTCGTCCGGGTCGAGCGGCCCGGTCTTGAGCTTCTCCTTGAGGTCGATGCCGTCGATGTAGCGCATGGCGATGTACAGGTGGCCGTCCGACTCGCCGGCGTCGTACACGGGGACGATGTTGGGGTGGTGGTCGAGCTGGACGGCGAGCAGCGACTCGCGCTGGAAGCGGTCCCGGAAGTCCTCCTGGGCGCTCAGCTCGCTGCGCAGCACCTTGAGAGCGACCTTGCGGCGCATGGCGGGACGGAGGTCCTCGCCCAGGTAGACGGTGGCGAACCCCCCGGACCCGATGATCTCCAGGATGCGGTAGCCGGCGAACT from Acidimicrobiales bacterium includes the following:
- a CDS encoding serine/threonine protein kinase, translating into MSNTFEVGAEFAGYRILEIIGSGGFATVYLGEDLRPAMRRKVALKVLRSELSAQEDFRDRFQRESLLAVQLDHHPNIVPVYDAGESDGHLYIAMRYIDGIDLKEKLKTGPLDPDEAVSVVAQVASALDLAHQAGLVHRDVKPGNVLLPGGDPDHVYLADFGLTKETAAEQSLTQVGQFLGTLYYAAPEQIQGKDLDGRSDQYALGCLLYESLTGEPPFVGDVQAIIGAHLTREAPKATDKVPTLPPAIDAVIAKAMAKDPAERFDSCGELGARAMQALRAPAPDGTIVTGALPGIPATPPPPMDPNSTVVGRTSPGIPATPPPATSGGHAIPPTPPPATSGGYAIPPTPPPATSGGYAVPTPPPPTKSKVPVWAIGAGAAAVVILIVGVLVVALGGGGGGDDPPGTTAAPPTTSVDNTTTTVPAFDPGTGSDTPPLLDQASLDGEESRCAAAAGDPQELLRCDFLFFEAEAGSTQQDFGSSCGDTSPGANGTCGTTADTGSSIDSLIASCGGGDNAACDELFRITPVGSKLELFGTTCGGRSDVNQSGSCESVLG